The Microbacterium luteum nucleotide sequence AGTGACGCGCGAGCGAGGCGGCGACGTCGCCCGATTCGACGAGGGTCTTCAGCGACTGATCCAGCGTGTGCATGCCGTGACCCTCCCCGGCCTGCATCGCGTTGTACAGCTGGGCGATCTGGTTCTCGCGCACGAGGTTCGCCACCGCCGGCGTCGACACGAGCACCTCGGTCGCGATCACGCGGCCTCCCCCCTGCGCCTTGGGCAGGAGCGTCTGGCTGATGACCCCCTGCAGCGTGTCGCCGAGCTGGCTGCGCACCTGGTTCTGCTGGTGCGCGGGGAACGCGTCGACGATGCGGTTGATGCTCTTCGCCGCCCCCTGCGTGTGCAGGGTGGAGAGCACGAGGTGGCCCGTCTCGGCAGCGGTGAGCGCGGTCGAGATCGACTCCGGGTCGCGCAGCTCGCCGATGAGGATGACGTCGGGATCCTGCCGGAGCACGCGGCGGAGCGCTTCGGCGAAGGAGGTCGTGTCGGCGCCGACCTCGCGCTGGTGGATGAGCGAGCGCTGCGACGTGTGCACGAACTCGATCGGATCCTCCACCGTCACCACGTGATCCTGCTTGGTGCGGTTGATGAGGTCGATCATGGCCGTCAGGGTCGTCGACTTGCCCGATCCGGTCGGCCCGGTCACGAGCACGAGCCCGCGCGGACGCAGCGCGAGGTCTCCGGCGATGGCCGGCGCGCCCAGCTCGTCGAGGGTGAAGGCGCGGCTCGCGATGAGACGGAAGGCCGCCGCGACCTGCCCGAGCTGGCGGAACACGTTCACGCGGAACCGCCCGGTCCCGGGCACCGTGTGGGAGAGGTCGACATCGCCGGTGGCGTGGAACCCCTCGCGGTGCGCGGCGGACATGATCCCCACGAGTGCGTCGAGCAGCACCGGTCCCGGGATGGGGTGCTCGTAGCCCGGCACCGGCACGAGGTGTCCGTCGTGCCGGTGGAGCGCCGGCGCGTCGGCGGAGAAGTGGATGTCGGATGACCCCATCGTCGCGGCCGTGCGGAGCACCCCCTCCAGCACCCGCTCGGGCGCGTCTTCGGCGACACCGCCCCCTGACCGCATCCGCAGTTCAGACCGTGACACGCAGCACCTCCTCGATCGTGGTGAGACCTTCGAGCACCTTCGACCACCCGTCGGCCCGCAGGCTCGTCATGCCCTGCGCGAGCGCGAGCTCCCGCAGGTCGGCGCCGGATGCGCTGCGCACCACCGCCGCCTCCAGGTCGGGGGTCATCGCCATCACCTCGTGCAGGCCGACGCGTCCGCGATAGCCCGTCCCGGAGCACGCCGGGCACCCCTGCGCGCCGTAGAGCACGGGCACGTCGGTCGGATCGTGCGGAACACCCAGGCGCGAGAGCACCGCCGAGTCCTCGCGATAGGGCTGCCGGCAGGTCGAGCACAGCCGCCGCGCGAGGCGCTGCGCGACCACCGCCGACAACGCGGTGGCGACGAGGTAGGGCTCGGCGCCGATCTCGGTGAGACGCGCGACGGCGCCCGGAGCGTCGTTCGTGTGCAGCGTCGAGAGCACGAGGTGGCCGGTGAGCGCTGCCTCGATGGAGATGACGGCCGTCTCACTGTCGCGGATCTCGCCCACGAGCACGATGTCGGGGTCGGAGCGCAGGATGCTGCGCAGCACCGACTGGAACGTCAGGCCGGCCTTGGCGTTGACCTGCACCTGGTTGACCCCCGCCATGCGGTACTCGACGGGATCCTCGACCGTGATGACGTTCACGCGCGGGTTCGACACCTCCCGCAGCGCCGTGTAGAGCGTCGTGGACTTGCCCGATCCGGTCGGCCCGGTCACGAGCACCATGCCGTGCGGCCGCTCGATGGCGCCGCGGAAGCGCGTCAGATTGCCGCGGCCCATCCGCAGATCGGCGAGGGAGAGGCTGACGGCGGTGTTGTCGAGGATGCGCATCACGATCTTCTCGCCCCACACCGTGGGGAGCGTCGCGACGCGGAGATCGACCTTGCGGCCGCCGTGCGAGACCGACAGCCGGCCGTCCTGCGGCCGGCGCCGCTCGGCGATGTCGATGGAGGCCATGATCTTCAGCCGCGAGATGATGCCGTCCTGGATGTTGCGGTCGGCCCGCTGCATCTCGTGCAGCACCCCGTCGATGCGATAGCGCACGGTCAGGTGGGACTCGCCCGGCTCCACGTGGATGTCGCTCGCGCGATCGTCGATCGCCTGCGTGACGAGGAGGTTCACGAACCGCACGATCGGCGCATCGCTGTCCTGATCGTCGACGACCTCGGTCGCCGACAGGTGTGTGGCCGCGCTCTCCTCCAGCTCGGCGGACAGATCGGAGAGCTCCTCGTCGGATCGCACGTAGCGCTGGAACGCCAGCTGGAGCGCGTCGGCCGCGACGACGACCGGCTCCACCTGCAGGTCGGTGACGGTGGACACGTCGTCGAGCGCGATGATGTCGGTGGGATTGGCCATGGCGAGCACGACCCGGTCGGCCGTGCGACCGATGGGGAGCACGTCGTACTTCCGGCAGAGGCCGCCGGGCACGAGCGTGACGACCTCGGGTTCGAGCTGCAGTCCGGTGATGTCGACGAAGCGGTGGCCCGTCTGGCGCGCGATCGCCTCGGCGAGCTGTGACGGGGTGACGATCTCGCGCGCGACGACCTCGTGCAGGAAGCGGTCGCCCTCACCGTGTTCGGCGAGCAGCTCGCTGAGCGTCGAGGCGCGCGTGGATCCCAGGAGGACGAGCGTCTGCGCGATTCCCCGCACGGTTCTCCCCCCGTTCTCCTCCGGCGACCCAGGCTAGATCTCGGCCGTCTCGTGGCACGACTTCCGCGACCTTTCCTGAGCCAAAGCCGGTCGACCTGAGGAAAAACTGAAGTTATGGGGCGGATGGGGACTGTGTGAAAGCTGAGTTTTATGAGAAGTTACTCATGAAAGACAGAATTTCTTGCACGTACGCCTCGCCAGCTGTATCGACGTTCGCCCCCACATACGCCGAAGGCCCCCATGCGCCCCATCGCCACTCACCCCCTGTCGGATCCGTTCGCGCGGACCGCCCTCGTCATCGACAGTCGCGCCGATCGAGCCAAGGCGGTGGCCGACCGCCTGTCGCAGCAGG carries:
- a CDS encoding type IV pilus twitching motility protein PilT, which gives rise to MSRSELRMRSGGGVAEDAPERVLEGVLRTAATMGSSDIHFSADAPALHRHDGHLVPVPGYEHPIPGPVLLDALVGIMSAAHREGFHATGDVDLSHTVPGTGRFRVNVFRQLGQVAAAFRLIASRAFTLDELGAPAIAGDLALRPRGLVLVTGPTGSGKSTTLTAMIDLINRTKQDHVVTVEDPIEFVHTSQRSLIHQREVGADTTSFAEALRRVLRQDPDVILIGELRDPESISTALTAAETGHLVLSTLHTQGAAKSINRIVDAFPAHQQNQVRSQLGDTLQGVISQTLLPKAQGGGRVIATEVLVSTPAVANLVRENQIAQLYNAMQAGEGHGMHTLDQSLKTLVESGDVAASLARHYLTDPHALDGVRVRPRDYDAEAWLGGNADPAPPSDDWIL
- a CDS encoding GspE/PulE family protein; its protein translation is MRGIAQTLVLLGSTRASTLSELLAEHGEGDRFLHEVVAREIVTPSQLAEAIARQTGHRFVDITGLQLEPEVVTLVPGGLCRKYDVLPIGRTADRVVLAMANPTDIIALDDVSTVTDLQVEPVVVAADALQLAFQRYVRSDEELSDLSAELEESAATHLSATEVVDDQDSDAPIVRFVNLLVTQAIDDRASDIHVEPGESHLTVRYRIDGVLHEMQRADRNIQDGIISRLKIMASIDIAERRRPQDGRLSVSHGGRKVDLRVATLPTVWGEKIVMRILDNTAVSLSLADLRMGRGNLTRFRGAIERPHGMVLVTGPTGSGKSTTLYTALREVSNPRVNVITVEDPVEYRMAGVNQVQVNAKAGLTFQSVLRSILRSDPDIVLVGEIRDSETAVISIEAALTGHLVLSTLHTNDAPGAVARLTEIGAEPYLVATALSAVVAQRLARRLCSTCRQPYREDSAVLSRLGVPHDPTDVPVLYGAQGCPACSGTGYRGRVGLHEVMAMTPDLEAAVVRSASGADLRELALAQGMTSLRADGWSKVLEGLTTIEEVLRVTV